The stretch of DNA CTGAACTGCAACGCGCTGGCGCCGGGGTATTTCGACACGCCGCTGAATGCCGCGCTGGTCGCAGACCCCGACTTCACCGCGTGGCTGGAAAAACGCACCCCCGCGGGGCGCTGGGGCCGCGTCGAGGAACTGGTCGGGACCTGCATCTTCCTTGCCTCGGCCGCCTCGTCCTTTGTCAATGGCACCACCGTCTTCGTCGACGGCGGGATCACGGCCTCGCTATGACCGGGCGTTTCGTGGTCATGGGGGTGTCGGGATGCGGCAAGTCGCATATCGGCGCTGCCTTCGCCGAGGTCATCGGCGCGCGCTTCTTCGACGGGGATGACCTGCACCCCAGGGCGAATGTCGCCAAGATGTCCGCCGGCGTGCCGCTTACCGATGCCGACCGCGCCCCCTGGCTGGAGCGCGTCGGCGGCGCGCTGCGCCACCCGGGCACGGTGATCGCATGCTCTGCGCTGCGCCGCGCCTATCGCGAGGCGATCAACGATGCGGCGGGCGCCCCCGTGACCTACCTGTTCCTGAACGGGGAGCGCGAAATATTGTTGGATCGGATGACCCGGCGCGACGGGCATTTCATGTCCCCCGCGCTGCTTGACAGCCAGATCGCCACGCTGGAGGCGCCGGGTCCGGACGAGATCTGCGTGACCGCGGATATCGACGCGCCGCCGCGCGCCATCGTGGCGCGTTTCCTGTCCGGATTGCTGGAGGAACCGGAATGAGCCTGAATATCGCCGTGATCGGTGCGGGCGCGATGGGCGGCGCCATCGGCACGCGCCTGCTGGAGACCGGCCAGGCATTGCAGGTCTTCGACCTGGACGCGCAGCGGGTGGCCGACCTGGTGGCGCTTGGCGCCCGGGCCGCGCCCAGTGCCGCGATGGCCGCCGCGGCATCGGATTACGTCATCACCTCGCTCAATTCGCCCGCGATCGTCGAGGCGGCCGTGTTCGGCCCCGCGGGGGTGGCGGCCGGTGCGCGCCCCGGCACGCTGGTCATCGACATGTCCTCGATCGATCCCGAAGCCACCAGGGCGATGGCCGCGCGGGCTGCCGAAGCCGGGCTGCGTTGGGTCGACAGCCCCCTGTCGGGCGGTGCGCCCAAGGCATTGATCGGCGAATTGACCCTGATGGCGGGCGGCGCGGCGGAGGACGTGGCCGAGGCGCATGCCGTGCTGCGCCATGTCGCGTCGAACTACACCCATATGGGGCCGGTCGGGGCCGGGCAGACCACCAAGCTGATCAACCAGGTGCTGTGCGGGCTGGGGTTCCTGGCGGTGGCCGAGGCGACGAAACTGGCGCTGGACGCGGGGGTCGAGGCCGCCAAGGTGCCGGTCGCACTGCGCGGCGGGCGGGCCGACAGCGCGATCCTTCAGGAATACATGCCGCGCTTTGCGACCCGGGACTACCGCCGCACCGGGCGCATCGACAACATGGTCAAGGATCTGGAAGGCGCCCACGACCTTGCCCGGCGGACCCATACCGCGATGCCGCTGACCGCGCTTTGCCTGGAGATCCACCGCATGCTGACGGCGGCAGGTCTGGGCGGCGAGGACCAGGCGGCCCTGATGGAATTCTTCACCGGCGCAAGGGGACCAATGGAATGATCACGCGATATGCCCTGTTCGAGGGATTGGTGCGGCCCGGCGGGACCGAGGCCTTTCGCGCCGCGGTGCTGGACCGGCTGGTGCCGCTTTGGAAGCAGTTCCCCGGCAACAGCGAGGTGCGCGTGATGTTCGGCGAGCACCGCGACGAGGGCGCGCCGGAATTTCCGCTGATCCTGGGCATCACCTATCCCGACCGCGCGACGATGGAGGCCGCGTTGCAAAGCGAGGCCCGCGCCCGGTCGCGCGACGTGACCGGGGAGATCGTGGCGGAGTTCTTCGACGGCCGGATTCACCACCACGTCACCACAGCCAACCATTTCGCCCCGTGATCCGGGGCGAAAACGACCGGAGGGGGCGAATTGTCTTGACGGATGTTAACGATACCATAAGCTTGTCACAAGCTTCGGACGGACCGGGAGGATGTCATGACAGCCGATAGGAAACCCGTGATTTCCATGCGGGGAATCACCAAGCGCTTCGGCGGGGTGGTGGCGCTGGACGGGGTGGATCTCGATGCCTATGCGGGCGAGGTTCTGGCCATAGTCGGCGACAACGGCGCGGGGAAATCCACGCTGATAAAGATCCTGACCGGGGTCTATCAGCCCACATCGGGCCATATCGAACTGGACGGCCGGCGCTTCACCATGGCCGATCATTCCGACGCGATCGCCAATGGCATCGACGCGGTCTATCAGAACCTGGCCATCGCCGATCACCTGACGCCTGCCCAGAACCTGTTTCTGGGGGCGGAGCTGACGCGCAAGGTCATGGGTCTGACGGTGCTCGACAACGCGCGCATGGAGCGCGAGGCGACCGAGGTGCTGCGCACCCGCCTGGGTGTGGAACTGCGCGACATGAATGTGCCCACCGAAAGCCTGTCGGGCGGCCAGCGGCAGGCCGTCGCCATCGCCCGCGCGGTCCGGCACAAGGACCTGCGCGTGCTGGTGATGGACGAGCCCACAGCCGCGCTGGGCCCGCAGGAGACCGCGCGCACGCTGGGCCTGATCAAGACGCTGCGCGACCAGGGGCTGGCGGTGATCGTCATTTCCCACTCGCTCGACGATGTGTTCGAGATCTCGGACCGCGTGCATGTGCAGCGGCGCGGCACCTGTGCTGGCGTCGTGCGTACCGCGGATGTCACCGTCGAGAACGTTCTTGGCCTGATCACGGGCGCCAAGGCCACGGCCGCCTGAAGGAAACCAGACAGATGACCACAGCCACCCCTGCCACGGCGCCCGCCCGTCCCGAGGGACTGATCGCCCGCATCGAGCCCTACATGGGCGTTTTCGGGCCCCTGGTGATGATCGTGATGATCGCGGCCTTCATGGGCGCGGTCGAGCCGGCCCGCTATTTCCGCCTGTCCAACATGAACCAGATCCTGCTGGATGCGGCGCTCTACATGCCGATGGCGATGGCGATGACCTTCGTCATCACCCAGCGTGGCATCGACCTGTCGATCGGGTCGGTCGCGGCGCTTTCGGCGATCATCATCGCCTTCCTGATGAAGCAATACGGCTTTCCGGCCTGGGTCTGCGTCTTCATCGCGCTGGGGCTGGGCGGGACGATGGGCATGATCAACGGCCTTGTCATCACGCGGCTCAAGGTGCCCGACCTGATCGGGACGCTGGCGATGGACCTGGTCTATCGCGGCTTCGCGCTGGTGCTGGCAAAGGGGCTGGTGCTGGCCCGGTTCCCCGATCTGATCACCGAGATCGGGCGCGGCCAGATGTTCGGCATTCTGCCCACGCCGGTGGTGATCGGGCTGATCACGATGGTCGTGGGGTATTTCCTGCTGCGCAGCACCCATTTCGGGCGCTACACCATCGCCATCGGATCGAACCCCGAGGCGTCGGAGATGACCGGCGTGTCGGTGGACCGGCACAAGGTCTATGCCTACACGCTGATGGGGGCGATGGCCGCGCTGGCGGGGATGATGCTGCTGGGCAAGCTGAACGCGATCCAGGCGACGTCGGCGCCCTATTTCAACCTGCATGTCATCGCGGCAGTCGTGGTCGGGGGCACGTCGCTGTTCGGCGGGCGCCCGTCCATCGTGGGCTCGCTGGCGGGCGTGCTGCTGTTGTCGATGATGATCAACGCGCTTGTCACGCTGCGGATCGAGTTCTTCTGGCAATCGGTCGCGTCGGGCGTCGTCATCATCCTGTCGGTCGCGGCCTATGCCTGGTTGCAGAAGAAGGACCGCGACGGGGCCGCCTCGATCGGGGCGGCGATGGCCAACCCCGACAATCGCAAGATCCTGCTGCTGGCACTGGTCCTGGCCGCCGTGCTGACGGTTCTGATCGCCATCGGCGCGGTGCTGGCCACCCCGCCGGGGGCCAGCGGCTGACCCGCAGACCATAACAATCACCAAGGGAGGAAGACTGATGAAACCGAAGATAACCGCTGCATTCCTGGGCCTTGCCTCGGCACTGGCCCTGACGACCGGAATGGCCATGGCCGACGGGCATTTGCCGCTGGTGGCATTGCCCGACGACGGCGAACGCGATTTCTGGCTGCCGGAGCAGGTCAACGTGCCCGGTACGCTCGAGGCGCTTCAGGCCGTCACGGGAGAGCCGGCCGTGCCCTTCACGGGGACGCTGGAGGAACCGATCCAGATCGCGCTGATCTATCCCTCGGCGGATACCTCGGATTTCTGGGCGCGCAACTACATCGCGATGACCCGGCGACTGGACGAGCTGGGCATTCCCTACGAGACCACGGAATTCGCCAGCCGCCAGATCGAGCATTCCCTCCAGGCGACCTATGCGTCGCAGGTCGACCAGGATGCCGACATCTACGATTTCGTCATCTTCGGGCCGTCCGAACTGGCCACCCAGGCCGACAACATCGACAAGCTGGCGGGCAACCCGGACCTGACCACCTTTGTCTGGGCGTTTCACACGCCCCTGCAATACCTGGAGAACCAGCCCGCCAACTGGTTCGATTTCTCTTCGTCGCTGGGTGCGTCGGTCATGTGCGACTACATGCTCGAACGTCTCGGCAACGACGTGACCTATGCGATGAACCGGGGCATTCCGGGCATCACCGACAACCAGCGCTCGGGCGAATGGGCGGCCTGCGTGGAGGAGCGGGGCAACTGGACACTGGCCTACGAGCATTACGGCGAATACACCAACGAGGGCGGGTTCGAGGGCACCTCGCTGATGTTGCAGGCCTATCCCGAAGCGACGGTGATCCACAACGCCAACACCGCGATGGCGATGGGGTCGGTCGAGGCGCAGGTCTCCGTGGGGGCGGCCGAGACCGTCTTCTCGACGGGCTGGGGCGGCACCGGGCTTGAACTTGACGCGATCCGCCGGGGCGAGCTGGACGCAACGCCGATGCGCATGGGCGACGATGTGGGCGCCGCCACCGCCGAGGCAATCCGCTATCACCTCGAGGGCCGGGCGGACGAACTGCCCTTCGTCTTCCTGGGGCGGATCACCGTGGCGCATGACCAGATGAGCGAAGAGGAACTGGCCGCGCTGGAGCAGGAGGCCTTCCGCTTCTCGGGCATCCAGCCGCTCGAACGCTGAACCGGACCTGGCGTCGGAAAGGGCCGGGCCTGTGCCTGGCCCTTTGCGTTCCCCGCGGCTGTGGGCGCCGGATCTGGTATCGATATCAAGGTCACTGGACAGGCTGGGCGGAACGTGGAACAGGTCTTGGACGCCCGACCTTCGGGATGACGCGGTCGGTCGAACCGGATGTACAAGATGGAACGGATTTGCGATCAGGTAACCGGGTACGTCCCGCGTCGCATGCGAGCGTAACGACGGGGGAGGGATGCAGCGTTCGGTCAAGATGAAGGATGTCGCGCGCGCCGCGGGCGTGTCGGTCATGACGGTCAGCCGCGCCTTCCGCAAGGATGCCTCGGTCCGGCCGGAGACCCGCGACGCGATCCTGAAGGTGGCCGAGGACCTGGGCTATGTCTTCGACAGCACGGCCGCCAACCTGCGCTCCCAGAAGACGGATTTCGTCGCCGTCACGATCCCCTCGATCAACAACGCGAACTTCGCCGAGACGGTGGCCGGCCTGTCGGAGGTCCTGTCGAACGAGGGGCTTCAGGTCCTGCTGGCCTATACCAATTACGACATCGCGCAGGAGGAGCGTGCGATCGAGCAATTGCTGCGCCGCCGTCCCGAGGCGATCGTGGTGACAGGCGGCAAGCACACGCCGCGCGCCCGCCGCCTGCTTGAAGGGGCGGGCATCCCCGTGGTCGAGGCCTGGGACCTGCCCGCCGATCCGATCGGGCATGTCGTCGGCTTCTCGAACGCGGCCACCATGGAGGCGATGGTCGACCATCTCGTCGCGCAAGGCTACACGCGCATCGCCTTCATCGGGGGTGACGCCGATGCCGATACCCGGGGCGCCGACCGTCGGCGCGGCTTCATCGCGGCGATGGCGGCCCATGGCCTGACCTGTGACCGCCTGATCGAAGCCGGCCCGCCGCCGATCTCGATGCGTGAAGGGGCCGAGGCGATGGGCAGGCTTCTGGATATGCACCCCGACACGCAGGCGGTGGTCTGCGTGTCGGACCTGTCGGCCTTTGGCGCACTAACCGAATGCCAGCGGCGCGGACTGGGCGTGCCCCGGGACATCGCGGTTGCGGGGTTCGGCGCCTATGAAATCGCGAATGTCTGCGTGCCGACGCTTACCACGGTCGATCCGTTCCCGCGCAGTATCGGCGAGGAAGTCGCCAACCTGATCCTCCACGCCCTCGATCATCCGGGCGAGCGGTTGATCCGCAAGCTGTCGCCCCGGCTGGTTATCGCTGCCTCGACGCAGGTGCGCAGCGATTGATCGCGGTTTTCTGCACCGGCCGGCTGGCGTGGCGCGGGGCCGGTTCCGCCCGCCAGTTCAAGGGCGATGCGCGACACGGCGGCCGCGAAAACAGCGAGGCCATATTGATAGACCGTGACCTGCCCGGAAACGGGTCGGACGTGACAAGGGACGCACTGGAGGGGCTTGAGCGGCTGACGACGAAGCGTGACGCGTTGCCCCGAGTTGAGCGCGATGCCTTTCATGTCTGCATCTGACGGAATTTGACGCGCCCGGGGATCGGCCGCAGCCGGCGATATCCGACGACAGCGCCGGGAAGTGCGCCGCCACATTGACGTTGGCGGCGGGCTTCCCGCGCCACCCGAATCCTGTTTGACGCCCATGGGCGCGTGTTTTACATGAATTACTTAAAGCAAAGAATTAAGAAAACCTGCCATGACCGGATCGCAACTCCTGGTGCGGGCCCAGCGCCTTTCCTGCCTGTTGTCGCGCGTGGCGGGATCCTTGTACCCGCCACGGGCGCGCGGCTGTTCGGCCCTGCGCTGGTTCTGTCGGCGCAACCCGTGGCATCTGGCGTGACGTCGCTATCGCCGACCCGGGGCAGGTCGACGGGTGGCCGCGCGCTGGGGCTGTCGGTCGATCCTGCCGATGCGATGCTGGCCACGGCGGGCATGCTCAGCCTGGCAGTGGGCGCGCGGGTCGAGACGCGCGCGGCCATCTGCGTCGTGCCGGGCCGCAAGCCGGGCGGTCTGCCGACTTATCTGACGGAGGCCCAGACATGACGCCGCGCCCATCCGCCCGCCTTCTTGTCGTCGATCCCCGGGACCGGGTGCTGCTGTTGCGGTTCGATCACCGCAACGGCCCGCTGGCCGGACAGGTCCATTGGGCCACGCCGGGCGGGGCGCTGCAGCCCGGCGAAAGCTGGGAGGCGGCTGCCCTGCGGGCACTGGCCGAGGAAACCGGCATCGTCGCCGACCATCCGGGCGTGCAGGTCCATGCCCGGGACTTTCCGTTGCAGATGCCGGACGGATCCTGGGTGACGGCGCAGGAGCGGTTTTTCCTGATCCGCGTGGCAGAGGCCCGGGTGGACACGACCCGCCGGACAGCCAGCGAGGCCGAGGTGCTGGACCGGCATGCGTGGTGGCCGCTGGACGATCTTGCGCGGACCACGGACATCGTGCATCCGGACAACCTGT from Halovulum dunhuangense encodes:
- a CDS encoding gluconokinase — protein: MTGRFVVMGVSGCGKSHIGAAFAEVIGARFFDGDDLHPRANVAKMSAGVPLTDADRAPWLERVGGALRHPGTVIACSALRRAYREAINDAAGAPVTYLFLNGEREILLDRMTRRDGHFMSPALLDSQIATLEAPGPDEICVTADIDAPPRAIVARFLSGLLEEPE
- a CDS encoding ABC transporter permease — protein: MTTATPATAPARPEGLIARIEPYMGVFGPLVMIVMIAAFMGAVEPARYFRLSNMNQILLDAALYMPMAMAMTFVITQRGIDLSIGSVAALSAIIIAFLMKQYGFPAWVCVFIALGLGGTMGMINGLVITRLKVPDLIGTLAMDLVYRGFALVLAKGLVLARFPDLITEIGRGQMFGILPTPVVIGLITMVVGYFLLRSTHFGRYTIAIGSNPEASEMTGVSVDRHKVYAYTLMGAMAALAGMMLLGKLNAIQATSAPYFNLHVIAAVVVGGTSLFGGRPSIVGSLAGVLLLSMMINALVTLRIEFFWQSVASGVVIILSVAAYAWLQKKDRDGAASIGAAMANPDNRKILLLALVLAAVLTVLIAIGAVLATPPGASG
- a CDS encoding ATP-binding cassette domain-containing protein, yielding MRGITKRFGGVVALDGVDLDAYAGEVLAIVGDNGAGKSTLIKILTGVYQPTSGHIELDGRRFTMADHSDAIANGIDAVYQNLAIADHLTPAQNLFLGAELTRKVMGLTVLDNARMEREATEVLRTRLGVELRDMNVPTESLSGGQRQAVAIARAVRHKDLRVLVMDEPTAALGPQETARTLGLIKTLRDQGLAVIVISHSLDDVFEISDRVHVQRRGTCAGVVRTADVTVENVLGLITGAKATAA
- a CDS encoding LacI family DNA-binding transcriptional regulator; the protein is MQRSVKMKDVARAAGVSVMTVSRAFRKDASVRPETRDAILKVAEDLGYVFDSTAANLRSQKTDFVAVTIPSINNANFAETVAGLSEVLSNEGLQVLLAYTNYDIAQEERAIEQLLRRRPEAIVVTGGKHTPRARRLLEGAGIPVVEAWDLPADPIGHVVGFSNAATMEAMVDHLVAQGYTRIAFIGGDADADTRGADRRRGFIAAMAAHGLTCDRLIEAGPPPISMREGAEAMGRLLDMHPDTQAVVCVSDLSAFGALTECQRRGLGVPRDIAVAGFGAYEIANVCVPTLTTVDPFPRSIGEEVANLILHALDHPGERLIRKLSPRLVIAASTQVRSD
- a CDS encoding substrate-binding domain-containing protein — its product is MKPKITAAFLGLASALALTTGMAMADGHLPLVALPDDGERDFWLPEQVNVPGTLEALQAVTGEPAVPFTGTLEEPIQIALIYPSADTSDFWARNYIAMTRRLDELGIPYETTEFASRQIEHSLQATYASQVDQDADIYDFVIFGPSELATQADNIDKLAGNPDLTTFVWAFHTPLQYLENQPANWFDFSSSLGASVMCDYMLERLGNDVTYAMNRGIPGITDNQRSGEWAACVEERGNWTLAYEHYGEYTNEGGFEGTSLMLQAYPEATVIHNANTAMAMGSVEAQVSVGAAETVFSTGWGGTGLELDAIRRGELDATPMRMGDDVGAATAEAIRYHLEGRADELPFVFLGRITVAHDQMSEEELAALEQEAFRFSGIQPLER
- a CDS encoding NAD(P)-dependent oxidoreductase, with translation MSLNIAVIGAGAMGGAIGTRLLETGQALQVFDLDAQRVADLVALGARAAPSAAMAAAASDYVITSLNSPAIVEAAVFGPAGVAAGARPGTLVIDMSSIDPEATRAMAARAAEAGLRWVDSPLSGGAPKALIGELTLMAGGAAEDVAEAHAVLRHVASNYTHMGPVGAGQTTKLINQVLCGLGFLAVAEATKLALDAGVEAAKVPVALRGGRADSAILQEYMPRFATRDYRRTGRIDNMVKDLEGAHDLARRTHTAMPLTALCLEIHRMLTAAGLGGEDQAALMEFFTGARGPME